A region from the Pseudomonas promysalinigenes genome encodes:
- a CDS encoding alpha-1,4-glucan--maltose-1-phosphate maltosyltransferase — translation MSLNEPFESVPMANDHPDQAISLSQALLAPRIVIEGTEPVLDGGAFAAKAVSGQPVTVSSKVYSDGHDRLAVMLNWREASSRRWHCLPMQSQGNDLWLAEFTPTQIGPHLFSIETWIDPFATYCHDLEKKYHAGVEVSLELEEGRLMLGKGVELSQGSLREEIGAVQAQLASLDTDGQVARLLHPDTARLMALAEHRSYLTCSREFPLDVDRPAALFASWYELFPRSITDSPERHGTFNDVHARLPMIRDMGFDVLYFPPIHPIGTQHRKGRNNALRAEPGDPGSPYAIGSPDGGHEAIHPQLGSREDFRRLVAAAAEHGLEIALDFAIQCSQDHPWLKQHPGWFSWRPNGTIRYAENPPKKYQDIVNVDFYAADAVPSLWLALRDVVVGWVEEGVKTFRVDNPHTKPLPFWQWLIANVRSQYPEVIFLAEAFTKPAMMARLGKVGYAQSYTYFTWRNTKQELREYFEELNQPPWCHCYRPNFFVNTPDINPYFLHTSGRAGFLIRAALATMGSGLWGMYSGFELCESAALPGKEEYLDSEKYQIRPRDFNQPGNIVAEIAQLNRIRRQNRALQTHLGVAFFNCWNDNILYFAKRTPERDNFILVAISLDPHNAQEAHFELPLWELGLDDDAQTLGEDLMNGHRWTWHGKTQWMRIEPWHQPFGIWRIEKAS, via the coding sequence ATGTCACTCAACGAGCCCTTTGAAAGCGTACCCATGGCGAACGATCACCCGGACCAGGCCATCAGCCTGTCCCAGGCGCTGCTCGCGCCGCGCATCGTGATCGAGGGTACTGAACCGGTGCTTGATGGCGGCGCCTTCGCCGCCAAGGCAGTCAGTGGCCAGCCAGTGACTGTCAGCAGCAAGGTCTACAGCGATGGCCATGACCGCTTGGCGGTGATGCTCAACTGGCGTGAAGCCAGTAGCCGCCGCTGGCATTGTTTGCCTATGCAGTCGCAGGGCAACGACCTGTGGCTGGCTGAGTTCACGCCTACGCAAATCGGGCCGCATCTGTTCAGCATCGAAACTTGGATCGACCCCTTCGCCACCTACTGCCATGACCTGGAGAAGAAGTACCACGCCGGGGTCGAGGTTTCGTTGGAGCTGGAAGAGGGGCGCTTGATGCTGGGCAAGGGTGTGGAACTCAGCCAAGGCTCGTTGCGCGAAGAAATCGGTGCTGTGCAAGCGCAGTTGGCTTCGCTGGATACCGACGGGCAGGTCGCTAGGCTGCTGCATCCCGATACTGCCAGGCTCATGGCCTTGGCCGAGCACCGCAGCTATCTGACTTGCAGCCGTGAATTCCCGCTGGATGTCGACCGACCGGCGGCGTTGTTCGCCAGCTGGTACGAACTGTTCCCTCGGTCGATCACCGACAGCCCCGAACGGCACGGCACGTTCAACGATGTGCACGCCCGCTTGCCGATGATCCGAGACATGGGCTTCGATGTGCTGTACTTTCCGCCGATCCACCCGATCGGTACTCAGCACCGCAAGGGCCGCAACAACGCTTTGCGCGCTGAGCCTGGTGACCCCGGCAGCCCTTACGCCATCGGTAGCCCTGACGGTGGCCACGAGGCGATTCACCCGCAACTGGGAAGCCGTGAGGACTTCCGCCGGCTGGTCGCCGCCGCCGCTGAACACGGCCTGGAAATCGCGCTGGACTTCGCCATTCAGTGCTCCCAAGACCATCCCTGGCTCAAGCAGCACCCCGGCTGGTTCAGCTGGCGGCCTAATGGCACCATTCGCTACGCTGAAAACCCGCCGAAGAAGTACCAGGACATCGTCAATGTCGACTTCTATGCTGCCGACGCCGTGCCGTCGCTGTGGCTGGCCCTGCGTGACGTGGTGGTCGGTTGGGTCGAGGAGGGCGTCAAGACGTTCCGCGTGGACAACCCGCACACCAAGCCTTTGCCGTTCTGGCAATGGCTGATCGCCAATGTGCGTAGCCAGTATCCGGAGGTCATATTCCTGGCCGAAGCCTTCACCAAGCCTGCCATGATGGCCCGGCTGGGCAAGGTCGGTTATGCCCAGAGCTACACCTACTTCACCTGGCGCAATACCAAGCAGGAGTTGCGCGAGTACTTCGAAGAACTCAACCAGCCGCCATGGTGCCACTGCTACCGGCCGAACTTCTTCGTCAATACGCCAGATATCAACCCCTATTTCCTGCATACCTCAGGCCGCGCCGGGTTCCTCATTCGCGCTGCGCTGGCAACCATGGGCTCAGGGTTGTGGGGTATGTATTCGGGCTTCGAACTGTGCGAGAGCGCAGCGTTGCCGGGCAAGGAGGAGTACCTGGATTCGGAGAAGTATCAAATCCGCCCGCGCGATTTCAACCAGCCCGGCAACATCGTTGCCGAAATCGCCCAGCTCAACCGCATTCGCCGGCAAAACCGTGCGCTGCAGACGCACTTGGGCGTGGCCTTCTTCAACTGCTGGAATGACAACATCCTGTACTTCGCCAAGCGTACGCCCGAGCGCGACAATTTCATTCTCGTGGCCATCAGCCTGGATCCGCACAACGCACAAGAGGCGCATTTCGAGCTGCCATTGTGGGAACTGGGGCTGGACGATGATGCCCAAACCCTGGGTGAGGACTTGATGAACGGCCATCGCTGGACCTGGCATGGCAAAACCCAATGGATGCGCATCGAGCCTTGGCATCAGCCGTTCGGTATCTGGCGCATCGAAAAGGCCAGTTGA
- a CDS encoding cold-shock protein produces the protein MSDKIGRTGKVRDMDEVDKFGHIDVKYDKKLVYLPPEQAGDLEDGVEVVFDIEVVNGKPHAVNVKRK, from the coding sequence ATGAGCGATAAAATAGGCAGGACCGGCAAAGTGCGTGACATGGATGAAGTCGATAAATTCGGCCACATCGACGTGAAATATGATAAGAAGTTGGTATACCTTCCCCCGGAACAGGCTGGCGACCTGGAGGACGGTGTTGAGGTGGTGTTCGACATCGAGGTGGTTAATGGCAAACCCCACGCCGTCAATGTCAAACGTAAGTAA
- a CDS encoding RHS repeat-associated core domain-containing protein: MSTKPSVDATQSADFPVPYLISNLPDGSLPDMQDFGLERVGSVEGGWYSLCPIKAGRALTKDEMLSACLVHRRTGELIRVDYSAKAGKLDAAKWLGDFAAHVAASGKPITAGGWTDENEFSSSHAAPRLWCQADYRAFSTAPFVGNCVQVLACNDAFSLSKGQTLSLQVRDLKTQALHEQHLFTAEADSGWSKALCQQINRDSALIRAGVFDAKACTVTPGATGNAFWGPQHAELSVTLTEVHWWASDPLDASATPSGAALQAWVYDAFSQRLLGHHTWLPSKAQRASGKWLEPWAKALAGSEVAPYMRIDPVTALLEQRGDGLRIFATLPGQEHRVEGPLLKAAFNTPADAVLVTVRHPGNQALLHHALFRPQDCEAAPKNQTTWVEALAGFIQGQKWPELEVKDNKQVWVLKDAELQVALANVGDGNGWSVEDYGVELLSADEWPRAISVDPVEITVDPRIGVTRVTIDSAANELVFRLDPKARDRGYRVVACIPSQEEFDNLREAYKEFVDTTLEAQGYTPVAFADLNTPEGAAKLAMAAVDYSRLHQAYSKYIKNDGPKSYREYRGIKETIRENPNDLTYVTALKEYDEALDNRNKHSLFIRQVHSEYLAALNQHTTEALDSYVPCSEGGFFNYASYTQLILKHSTIKESLDHEGQLENYVQPLEPVIGDTYTSMLHEILTAAGIEIKYDLTADEAAAIGTARGNYQKLIKALSQSLKYFFSWDDRNVDDATENIVASADDALQAAYSVADYSVKKFEIQMGTIPILDLVFEDLRESLIKRLPSTEGAYGALYKVCNASKPANNVSIPIWPQSVTDNAINWLSSPHKQTYDIYFEFPETDRGKTLVVAGHIGTVQSDVFWQRKTSVNFQPPQSLKDWNQISFLCEDYGNTNGSEIFDTTGHSESGVDPRTGLFHAHYPVASLQGLQGQGPVCELTLHYSAMRANEAGLGDGWAWRFSSVQVRDRLLTLADGVQVKFTDAQWSELGKGQALKLAACVVRSNADYSEFIIDLPSGRQEVLKKPAAPGSDDEEPNKAFQDLVLKTLKAIRDKSQPDFPTKPDGWQQWILMCVPQMYYGAASLDYIEAVQAWQGDSNIKELNRRIADYETPFVQLLPTIIESPYGEKLTLEWKRQKGQFLLVAVNSGNEALFKAQYIKPHEKTGSEVRMQVWPGSQAEKYEVNLELEGYLLRKLTRKQNDNVLQQVDCDYDDDPTLDRVLCSLRELDGSIECVKYQPWQATNGTRNRRPGLPRVMLHALIPGDAQQNQVATYKYDGDFLATDHRIVSVEYECGPHSARERHLLVHGRVKHERRVERFEFLRAVASEKDHWLSFTTRPDQKNNDKLRLTKGYRYTGAGDEFAELLFALKAGDKDDEPTVKDGAVLVERQHELLQWFFDKSDDEERPKLAASISWLLANTPREERDGLGRSVEVATQEEDLAGNVLRLHKSDEHILYRCYYSQAGDNTIKLNSLTGLEALPTLNCPFIPDYATAPVMAEYQCDPFGNAKGLRLFGYRKVKRGTRDLLELAQVVVIEGVEGQVKGDRLDSDTKWALTDAGATLIWRQRTTEISEVSPKTPQSKVMQWSVTDTQVTHHGKERFELKNLQAFEDNPTTPGITVRVSSTTLAGTELLSTELRSRHARRRLERMEQGEEVYWQYDALGRVIEESRYLIKDGATAKGKDQQADESTSTRYSADGKVATHTHKNQDISRSYIDGLQRTWRREWCKHGTQHFIALEHYDFHGQDSGELLASCSWDYLPGGQAVVEMTPGVLGTGPRAWIREQGGLDGPGMLSALQAQSNTDVASGSLGRESLATQDIKTQHLVEHGLDGQCLFQRSSEYAHRRDGTFEQVEHLTDSAGRTQLQLLRHYDRSGHVIRYERSLGTQTAIYSLKRDAMGRVTQLTRPDKSTIAYRYHGLSNHATELKVDGVVVATQKVTAISTLTSRTVGKRTYGFSDTSVTLPDKSTLITLQNAGGSWLMAQGHTLSSLTVNDDTLTLDSAASDSKTASDWKQTYRDANLPGRQHVEQTSPRAKRQGCRWQSLRGLTLASLRADGHWQRVFTDRQGLLLRTCQDHEEVIHRYDPQGRLQSRSALALKAGGRWQVLSEYDGFGQEMTRRFLRNGSECFKQCLTWRGDGRLASKTSFEQGKQLRAEHFEYDALDRLQKYECKTSAAKHCPLNARGMAVKAQAFTWDALNNLTQCITTTYDGKTQTEDLAYSKTDPTQLVGINCDDDTQNLAWNANGFLTDAAGQHHYSYNAAGQILKVSDEAGKLLARYEYDGSQRLAAQYLESDQSTRELRYEGDELIGQLRYDKAGEACQHTSLTCGLAQYDENEVRWLIDDPQVGVAGQVRDGKLELAPLLPFGEGKALEGVVNGYNGMRRDPLTGHYHAGNGYRSYDPTLRRYAQPDWLSPFGEGGINDYAHCPDPVNLHDPSGAIMVSRWDQQAQNASYERALTDTQKMPVGNRWRGLAFSALVAVVGAVLTVVTGGMSAIVLGFVTVMSILSFAFEVAAVFTADSNPRLSRALSIASVTTGVLSTMGFSGLFKLGLSGLKLLAKGATLVGKGAKVVWNAAKTFARTGLKGLKASWRAARGAGRLSALADDALGGLGSPGKLGSLRRRLMYHLTESVVIGENTPINFARSGLIGKVGSYMQSKGMLAPIMQTRMHRAAAYTADAAGNLLDSNILLGTINSSIDLENQRQALEDAEQPERQASNAVSVRRSGSTAAGQVPRLPSLRTVRHRLLPATQSASFW, translated from the coding sequence ATGTCCACCAAGCCTTCCGTTGACGCCACGCAATCAGCCGATTTCCCCGTACCCTACCTGATCAGCAACCTACCCGACGGCAGCCTGCCGGATATGCAGGATTTTGGCCTGGAACGGGTGGGCAGTGTCGAGGGTGGCTGGTACAGCCTGTGCCCGATCAAGGCCGGGCGTGCGCTGACCAAAGATGAAATGCTCAGCGCCTGCCTGGTACACCGGCGCACCGGCGAATTGATACGGGTCGACTACAGCGCCAAAGCTGGCAAGTTGGACGCCGCCAAGTGGCTGGGAGACTTCGCAGCGCACGTAGCCGCATCCGGCAAGCCCATCACCGCCGGCGGCTGGACCGACGAAAACGAATTCTCCAGCAGCCACGCTGCGCCGCGCCTGTGGTGCCAGGCTGATTATCGGGCGTTCAGTACTGCCCCTTTTGTTGGCAACTGCGTGCAGGTACTGGCATGCAACGACGCTTTCTCGCTGAGCAAAGGCCAGACCCTGAGCCTGCAAGTGCGCGACCTCAAAACCCAGGCGCTGCACGAACAACACCTGTTCACCGCCGAAGCGGACAGCGGCTGGAGCAAAGCTTTGTGCCAGCAGATCAACCGTGACAGCGCCCTGATACGTGCCGGTGTCTTTGACGCCAAAGCCTGCACGGTGACACCAGGCGCTACCGGCAACGCCTTCTGGGGGCCGCAGCATGCTGAACTGAGCGTCACCCTGACCGAAGTGCACTGGTGGGCTAGCGATCCGCTCGATGCCAGCGCCACGCCCAGCGGCGCGGCACTGCAGGCGTGGGTCTACGATGCATTTTCCCAACGCCTGCTCGGCCACCATACCTGGCTGCCGAGCAAAGCCCAGCGCGCCAGTGGCAAATGGCTCGAACCCTGGGCCAAGGCGCTGGCCGGCTCGGAAGTAGCGCCGTACATGCGCATTGACCCAGTCACCGCGCTGCTTGAACAGCGCGGCGACGGCCTGCGCATCTTCGCCACGCTACCGGGTCAGGAGCATAGGGTTGAAGGACCACTGCTCAAAGCCGCCTTCAACACACCGGCAGATGCCGTGCTGGTGACCGTGCGCCATCCCGGTAACCAAGCGTTGCTACACCACGCGCTGTTCAGGCCACAGGACTGCGAGGCAGCGCCGAAGAACCAGACTACCTGGGTTGAGGCATTGGCCGGTTTCATTCAAGGGCAAAAATGGCCTGAGTTGGAAGTTAAGGACAACAAGCAGGTATGGGTATTGAAGGATGCGGAGTTGCAAGTGGCATTGGCAAATGTTGGTGATGGCAATGGGTGGAGCGTCGAGGATTATGGAGTGGAGCTGCTCAGCGCTGATGAATGGCCTCGGGCTATCTCGGTCGACCCGGTGGAGATTACAGTTGATCCGAGAATTGGCGTTACACGAGTGACAATTGACTCGGCTGCAAATGAGCTAGTATTTCGATTGGACCCGAAGGCCCGCGATCGAGGATATCGAGTTGTTGCGTGCATTCCGTCTCAGGAAGAATTTGATAACCTGCGCGAAGCATATAAAGAATTTGTCGATACTACCCTGGAGGCGCAGGGCTATACGCCCGTAGCGTTTGCTGACCTTAATACCCCTGAAGGCGCTGCAAAACTCGCGATGGCCGCCGTCGATTACTCACGCTTACACCAAGCATATTCAAAATACATAAAAAATGATGGACCTAAAAGCTACAGGGAATATAGAGGCATAAAAGAAACTATCAGGGAGAATCCTAACGACCTAACGTACGTCACTGCCCTGAAAGAATATGACGAAGCGCTTGACAACCGCAATAAACACAGTCTATTCATACGCCAAGTACATAGTGAGTATCTTGCAGCCCTGAACCAACACACGACAGAGGCTCTTGACTCTTACGTCCCTTGTAGCGAAGGTGGATTTTTCAACTATGCGAGTTACACCCAACTAATTTTGAAACATTCCACCATTAAAGAATCCCTTGACCATGAAGGCCAGTTGGAGAACTATGTACAGCCTCTAGAGCCCGTGATTGGCGATACCTACACCTCCATGCTGCATGAAATCCTAACTGCAGCTGGCATTGAAATAAAATATGATCTGACAGCTGACGAAGCCGCCGCAATTGGGACTGCGCGGGGTAACTACCAAAAGCTGATTAAAGCTTTGAGCCAATCTCTAAAATATTTTTTCTCATGGGATGATCGTAACGTTGATGATGCTACGGAGAATATCGTCGCATCCGCTGATGATGCACTTCAAGCCGCTTACAGCGTTGCTGATTACTCAGTAAAAAAATTTGAGATTCAGATGGGAACAATCCCAATCCTCGACCTTGTCTTCGAGGACCTGAGAGAGTCGCTTATTAAAAGACTGCCATCTACAGAAGGTGCTTACGGCGCACTCTACAAAGTTTGTAACGCCTCCAAACCAGCAAACAATGTATCAATACCAATCTGGCCTCAGTCAGTGACCGACAATGCCATAAATTGGTTAAGCTCACCACACAAACAAACCTATGACATTTACTTTGAGTTCCCAGAGACCGACAGGGGTAAAACCTTAGTAGTCGCGGGCCACATTGGCACAGTACAGTCCGATGTTTTTTGGCAGAGAAAAACATCCGTCAACTTCCAACCGCCCCAATCGCTCAAGGACTGGAACCAAATAAGTTTCCTCTGCGAAGACTACGGCAACACAAACGGCTCCGAAATATTCGACACCACCGGCCACAGTGAATCAGGCGTCGACCCGCGCACAGGCCTGTTCCACGCCCATTACCCGGTGGCCAGCCTACAAGGCTTGCAAGGCCAAGGGCCGGTATGTGAACTGACCTTGCACTATTCGGCCATGCGCGCCAACGAGGCCGGACTGGGTGACGGTTGGGCGTGGCGTTTCTCCAGCGTGCAGGTGCGCGACAGGCTGCTGACCCTGGCCGATGGGGTCCAGGTCAAGTTCACCGACGCGCAGTGGTCCGAACTGGGCAAGGGTCAAGCGCTCAAGCTGGCCGCCTGCGTAGTGCGCAGCAACGCCGATTACAGTGAGTTCATCATCGATCTGCCATCCGGCCGGCAGGAAGTGCTGAAAAAGCCTGCCGCCCCAGGCAGCGACGATGAAGAACCGAACAAAGCGTTTCAGGATCTCGTGCTGAAAACGCTGAAAGCCATCCGCGATAAGTCCCAGCCTGATTTCCCAACGAAGCCTGACGGTTGGCAGCAATGGATATTGATGTGCGTACCTCAGATGTACTACGGCGCCGCATCCTTGGACTATATCGAAGCAGTCCAGGCTTGGCAGGGAGACAGCAATATCAAGGAGCTCAACCGACGCATCGCCGACTACGAGACACCCTTCGTTCAGCTACTGCCCACGATCATCGAATCGCCCTATGGTGAGAAACTCACACTGGAGTGGAAGCGTCAGAAAGGTCAGTTTCTGCTGGTCGCGGTCAACAGTGGCAACGAAGCATTATTCAAAGCGCAATACATCAAACCGCACGAGAAGACGGGCTCTGAGGTCCGGATGCAGGTCTGGCCCGGTAGCCAGGCTGAGAAGTATGAGGTCAACCTCGAACTCGAAGGCTACTTGCTGCGTAAACTCACACGTAAGCAGAACGACAACGTGCTGCAACAGGTGGACTGCGACTACGACGACGACCCCACTCTGGACCGCGTACTGTGTAGCTTGAGGGAACTGGATGGGTCAATCGAGTGCGTGAAATACCAACCCTGGCAAGCAACCAATGGGACCAGAAATCGTCGCCCTGGGCTGCCGCGAGTAATGCTGCATGCTTTGATACCAGGCGATGCCCAGCAGAACCAGGTAGCCACCTACAAGTATGACGGGGACTTCCTGGCGACCGACCACCGCATTGTCAGCGTCGAATACGAGTGCGGCCCGCACAGCGCGCGCGAGCGACACCTGCTGGTGCATGGCCGCGTCAAACATGAAAGACGTGTCGAGCGCTTCGAATTCCTGCGCGCAGTGGCTTCGGAGAAGGATCACTGGCTGTCCTTCACCACCCGCCCTGACCAAAAGAACAACGACAAGCTTCGGCTGACCAAAGGCTACCGTTATACCGGGGCGGGTGATGAATTTGCCGAGCTGCTCTTCGCCTTGAAGGCCGGCGACAAGGATGACGAACCGACGGTTAAAGACGGGGCGGTACTGGTAGAGCGCCAGCACGAGCTGCTTCAGTGGTTCTTCGACAAATCCGATGATGAAGAGCGCCCAAAACTGGCGGCCAGCATCTCTTGGCTACTGGCCAATACCCCACGTGAGGAGCGCGACGGGCTGGGGCGCTCTGTAGAGGTGGCGACCCAGGAAGAGGACCTTGCCGGTAATGTGCTGCGCCTGCATAAAAGCGACGAACACATTCTGTACCGCTGCTACTACAGCCAGGCTGGCGACAACACGATCAAGCTCAACTCGCTCACTGGGCTGGAAGCGCTACCAACCCTCAACTGCCCATTCATCCCGGACTACGCCACGGCGCCGGTCATGGCGGAATACCAGTGCGACCCCTTCGGCAACGCAAAAGGGCTACGCCTATTTGGCTACCGCAAGGTAAAGCGCGGTACACGCGACCTGCTGGAGCTGGCCCAAGTGGTGGTGATCGAAGGGGTCGAGGGCCAAGTCAAAGGCGACAGGCTCGACAGCGACACCAAGTGGGCGCTGACCGATGCCGGGGCTACCCTGATTTGGCGCCAGCGCACCACCGAAATTAGCGAGGTCAGCCCTAAGACACCCCAAAGCAAGGTCATGCAGTGGTCGGTCACAGATACCCAAGTCACCCATCACGGCAAAGAGCGCTTCGAGCTTAAAAATCTGCAAGCCTTCGAGGACAATCCGACTACCCCTGGCATTACCGTGCGCGTCAGCAGCACCACCTTGGCAGGTACCGAACTGCTCAGTACCGAGCTGCGCTCACGGCATGCCAGGCGACGCCTGGAACGAATGGAGCAAGGTGAGGAGGTGTACTGGCAGTACGACGCGCTGGGCCGTGTGATTGAAGAATCACGCTACCTGATCAAGGACGGTGCTACAGCCAAAGGCAAAGACCAGCAAGCCGACGAGTCGACCAGCACGCGCTATTCGGCTGACGGCAAAGTCGCCACGCATACCCATAAAAACCAGGACATCAGCCGCAGCTATATCGACGGCCTCCAACGCACTTGGCGACGCGAGTGGTGCAAGCATGGCACCCAGCACTTCATTGCGCTTGAGCACTATGACTTTCACGGTCAGGACTCCGGGGAACTGCTGGCCAGTTGTAGCTGGGACTATCTGCCCGGCGGCCAGGCTGTGGTCGAGATGACCCCTGGAGTGCTGGGTACAGGACCGCGAGCCTGGATCCGCGAACAAGGAGGCCTGGATGGGCCGGGGATGCTCAGCGCACTGCAAGCCCAGAGCAACACCGACGTCGCATCAGGCAGCCTTGGGCGCGAATCGCTGGCGACCCAGGACATCAAGACTCAGCACCTGGTCGAACATGGCCTGGACGGGCAATGTCTGTTCCAACGCAGCTCCGAGTACGCTCATCGCAGGGACGGGACCTTCGAACAAGTGGAGCACCTGACCGATAGTGCTGGCCGTACGCAGCTGCAATTGCTCAGGCACTACGACCGGTCAGGCCATGTCATCCGATACGAACGTAGCCTGGGCACGCAAACTGCTATCTATAGCCTTAAGCGCGACGCAATGGGCAGGGTCACGCAGCTTACCCGCCCCGACAAGTCCACCATCGCCTACCGCTATCACGGCCTGAGCAACCACGCCACCGAACTGAAAGTGGACGGCGTGGTAGTGGCTACGCAGAAAGTCACTGCCATCAGCACGCTCACTTCGCGCACCGTGGGCAAACGCACTTACGGTTTCAGTGATACTAGCGTGACGCTGCCTGATAAAAGCACCCTCATCACCCTTCAGAACGCCGGCGGTTCATGGCTCATGGCGCAGGGCCATACCCTCTCCAGCCTCACCGTCAACGATGACACACTGACCCTCGACTCGGCCGCCAGCGACAGCAAAACCGCCAGTGACTGGAAACAGACCTACCGCGACGCCAACCTGCCTGGACGCCAGCATGTCGAGCAGACATCGCCCCGTGCCAAGCGCCAGGGCTGCCGCTGGCAGAGCCTGCGTGGACTGACGCTGGCATCGCTGCGCGCTGACGGCCACTGGCAACGTGTGTTCACCGACCGCCAAGGGCTGTTGCTGCGCACGTGCCAGGACCATGAAGAGGTCATACACCGCTACGACCCACAGGGCCGCCTGCAGTCGCGTAGCGCCCTGGCACTCAAAGCCGGCGGCCGCTGGCAAGTGCTGAGTGAATACGATGGCTTTGGCCAGGAAATGACCCGGCGCTTCCTGCGCAATGGTAGCGAATGCTTCAAGCAATGCCTGACCTGGCGCGGCGATGGTCGCTTGGCTAGCAAGACTAGTTTCGAGCAAGGCAAGCAGCTGCGTGCGGAGCATTTCGAGTACGACGCGCTTGATCGCCTGCAAAAATACGAATGCAAAACCAGCGCCGCCAAGCATTGCCCGCTCAATGCACGGGGCATGGCGGTCAAAGCCCAGGCGTTCACTTGGGATGCCTTGAACAACCTGACGCAATGCATCACCACCACCTATGACGGCAAAACCCAAACCGAAGACCTGGCCTACAGCAAAACCGACCCCACCCAGCTTGTGGGAATCAACTGCGACGATGACACCCAAAACTTGGCATGGAACGCCAACGGCTTTCTGACCGACGCCGCTGGCCAGCATCACTACAGTTACAACGCCGCCGGCCAGATCCTCAAGGTCAGCGATGAAGCCGGCAAGCTACTAGCGCGCTATGAATACGACGGCAGCCAGCGTCTGGCGGCGCAATACCTGGAGAGCGACCAGAGCACCCGCGAGCTGCGCTATGAAGGCGACGAGCTTATTGGCCAATTGCGTTACGACAAGGCCGGCGAGGCTTGCCAGCACACAAGCTTGACCTGCGGCCTGGCTCAGTACGATGAAAACGAGGTGCGTTGGTTGATCGATGACCCACAGGTGGGGGTCGCCGGCCAGGTCCGGGACGGTAAGCTGGAACTGGCGCCCTTGCTGCCCTTCGGCGAGGGCAAGGCACTCGAGGGTGTCGTCAACGGGTACAACGGTATGCGCCGTGATCCGCTCACCGGTCACTATCACGCCGGCAATGGTTACCGCAGCTACGACCCGACACTGCGCCGCTACGCCCAGCCCGACTGGCTCAGCCCGTTCGGCGAAGGGGGCATCAATGACTATGCCCATTGCCCGGACCCGGTGAACCTGCACGACCCCAGCGGTGCGATCATGGTCAGCCGCTGGGACCAGCAGGCGCAGAACGCCAGCTACGAAAGAGCGCTGACCGACACGCAGAAAATGCCGGTCGGCAACCGCTGGCGTGGCCTGGCATTCTCGGCATTGGTGGCGGTTGTGGGCGCGGTGCTGACCGTCGTCACCGGGGGTATGTCGGCGATCGTGCTGGGCTTCGTCACGGTGATGAGCATACTGTCGTTCGCCTTCGAAGTGGCGGCAGTATTCACCGCCGATTCGAACCCTCGATTGTCGCGGGCACTGAGTATCGCTTCGGTCACCACCGGGGTGCTGAGCACCATGGGCTTCTCTGGGTTGTTCAAGCTCGGCCTGAGCGGGCTCAAACTTTTGGCAAAGGGTGCCACGCTGGTGGGCAAAGGCGCCAAAGTGGTGTGGAACGCGGCCAAGACATTTGCGCGAACGGGCCTTAAAGGGCTCAAAGCCTCCTGGCGTGCAGCCCGTGGGGCCGGCCGGCTGAGTGCGTTGGCCGATGATGCGCTGGGCGGCCTGGGCTCCCCTGGCAAGCTGGGCAGCCTTCGCCGACGGCTGATGTATCACCTGACTGAAAGCGTCGTAATAGGTGAAAACACCCCGATCAACTTCGCCCGGTCGGGACTGATCGGGAAAGTTGGCAGTTACATGCAAAGCAAGGGGATGCTCGCACCGATCATGCAAACGCGGATGCACCGCGCGGCCGCCTATACCGCCGATGCTGCTGGCAACCTGCTCGACAGCAACATATTGCTTGGCACGATCAACTCGAGCATAGACCTGGAAAACCAGCGCCAGGCGCTGGAGGACGCAGAGCAACCCGAGCGGCAGGCGAGTAACGCCGTCAGTGTAAGGCGTTCGGGTAGCACTGCAGCTGGGCAGGTACCTCGCTTGCCATCCCTGCGCACGGTACGGCACAGGCTGCTACCTGCAACCCAAAGTGCAAGTTTCTGGTAG